The Aureispira anguillae genome contains a region encoding:
- a CDS encoding FAD-binding protein — MKPKKIQQKLPVSYLMFTYWGRINRLTYWHATLFIWLAFYVLYNLIEYVFGTAATIVLYPFLFWTLLATASKRLHDVGKSAYAIGWIVVPIVGPLWLVYQLGFRKGTVATNSYGNNPRFADDYLQVTDEKEIHHLKTKERIINDVTTLNPIIVAQVKVPKTIQEVQQIIQQTTGTISIGGGRFSMGGQTASTQSTHLDMRQLNQVVAFSKEHKTITIQSGARWCDLQAYVDAHDLSVMIMQTYANFTVGGSVSVNVHGRYMGLGPIILSILSVDVVLADGRLVHASRTEQADLFFGIVGGYGGLGVLVQVEFSLADNIPVKRIHQKMDRSEYWAFFDKQIRFNQEAVFHNADMYLPSIQKINAVTWVKTDEQPNVKHRLMPLKASYPLERYFFWMTSESPFGKWRREHIIEPLFYRNKRIHWRNYEAGYDVAELEPKSRKNKTYVLLEYFVPVAKFDAFSVTMNEIFLRHNVNVINISIRHAIPDTGAYLAWAREEVFAFVVYYKQGTSPAAKGGVAVWNRELVDAVIAVGGTYYLPYQAHATKEQFLKAYPNAPQLFALKTQLDPDFRFRNVIWDHYYQPKKEPTMPTNSEFQQVFSDTKQRDAFFHFLQVVYNLYPEEKFHHLIVEACKEETSDQAIYKWVQSRLPSIKPFLADLRYGLPALKKQKQEMSRQTLELLDGQKTIDGYIEIGAPARYVSDLRKHINLKGDCYIIHDSEPDYSIPSMLERGQIRKLGKYIPLDYKPIDPAVVANESIDVVTCFIGLHHCPIDQLVPFVQSIHRVLRKGGKFILRDHDAGNEQMATFCSLVHTVFNLGLNESWEFDQAEFRNFKSIEEWCSFISSVGFRDAGKRILQHKDPSDNTLVSLIKE; from the coding sequence ATGAAACCAAAAAAAATCCAACAAAAATTGCCCGTTAGTTACTTGATGTTTACTTACTGGGGGCGAATCAATAGATTGACCTATTGGCATGCTACGCTATTTATTTGGCTTGCATTTTATGTGTTGTACAATCTTATTGAATATGTGTTTGGGACAGCAGCCACTATTGTTTTATACCCTTTTCTGTTTTGGACGTTACTGGCAACGGCTAGTAAACGGCTGCACGATGTTGGAAAATCTGCTTATGCGATTGGGTGGATTGTCGTACCAATTGTAGGGCCGCTTTGGTTAGTATACCAACTGGGATTTAGAAAAGGAACCGTAGCGACCAATTCGTATGGAAATAATCCAAGGTTTGCCGATGATTATTTACAGGTGACCGATGAAAAGGAAATCCATCATCTAAAGACAAAGGAGCGCATCATCAATGATGTAACCACCTTAAATCCTATTATTGTTGCCCAAGTAAAAGTTCCCAAAACAATACAAGAAGTTCAACAGATTATCCAGCAAACAACGGGAACGATTTCTATCGGAGGGGGGCGTTTTAGTATGGGAGGACAAACCGCAAGTACCCAAAGTACTCATTTGGATATGCGACAACTCAATCAAGTTGTTGCTTTTTCTAAAGAACATAAGACGATAACAATACAGAGTGGAGCACGTTGGTGCGATTTGCAAGCTTATGTAGATGCCCATGATTTGAGTGTTATGATTATGCAAACCTATGCCAATTTTACGGTAGGAGGTTCTGTAAGTGTAAATGTACATGGTCGATACATGGGCTTAGGGCCTATTATTTTATCCATTTTATCGGTTGATGTTGTTTTGGCAGATGGTCGCTTGGTACATGCTAGTAGAACGGAGCAAGCCGATTTATTTTTTGGAATTGTTGGTGGTTATGGAGGATTGGGAGTATTGGTGCAGGTTGAATTTTCTCTGGCAGATAATATTCCAGTCAAACGAATTCACCAAAAGATGGATCGTAGTGAATACTGGGCATTTTTTGATAAACAGATACGTTTTAATCAAGAGGCGGTTTTTCACAATGCAGATATGTATTTGCCATCTATCCAGAAAATTAATGCCGTTACTTGGGTCAAAACAGACGAACAGCCCAATGTAAAACATCGATTGATGCCTTTAAAGGCTTCTTATCCTTTGGAGCGTTATTTTTTTTGGATGACTTCAGAGTCGCCCTTTGGAAAGTGGCGAAGGGAACACATTATTGAGCCCTTGTTTTATAGAAATAAACGAATTCATTGGAGAAATTATGAGGCAGGTTACGATGTGGCAGAGTTGGAGCCCAAATCAAGAAAGAATAAAACCTACGTATTGTTAGAATACTTTGTTCCTGTGGCAAAATTTGATGCCTTTTCAGTAACCATGAATGAAATCTTTTTGCGGCATAACGTAAATGTAATCAATATTTCTATCCGACATGCTATTCCTGATACAGGAGCCTATTTGGCTTGGGCGAGAGAAGAGGTGTTTGCTTTTGTTGTCTATTACAAACAAGGAACAAGCCCTGCTGCAAAAGGAGGGGTAGCTGTTTGGAACCGAGAATTAGTAGATGCGGTTATTGCAGTAGGAGGAACTTATTATTTGCCCTATCAAGCCCATGCAACCAAGGAACAATTCTTAAAAGCTTATCCCAATGCGCCTCAATTATTTGCTTTAAAAACTCAATTAGATCCTGATTTTAGATTTAGAAATGTCATTTGGGATCATTATTATCAGCCTAAAAAAGAACCAACAATGCCAACCAATAGTGAATTTCAACAAGTGTTTTCAGATACAAAACAAAGAGATGCCTTTTTTCATTTTTTGCAAGTGGTATACAATCTTTATCCAGAAGAAAAATTTCACCATCTAATTGTAGAGGCTTGTAAGGAAGAGACATCTGACCAAGCTATTTACAAATGGGTACAAAGTCGTTTGCCTAGTATTAAGCCATTTTTGGCAGATTTGCGGTATGGATTGCCTGCGCTCAAGAAGCAAAAACAAGAAATGTCAAGGCAAACCTTGGAATTATTGGATGGGCAAAAAACAATTGATGGTTATATAGAAATCGGAGCCCCTGCACGTTATGTTTCGGATTTAAGGAAGCATATAAACCTAAAAGGGGATTGTTACATTATTCATGATAGTGAGCCAGATTACTCGATTCCGTCTATGCTAGAGCGGGGACAAATTAGAAAATTAGGAAAATACATTCCTTTAGACTATAAACCAATTGATCCTGCTGTTGTTGCCAACGAAAGTATTGATGTGGTGACCTGTTTTATTGGCTTGCATCATTGTCCAATCGATCAACTAGTGCCTTTTGTCCAATCGATTCATAGAGTTTTACGCAAAGGAGGAAAATTTATACTTAGAGATCACGATGCTGGAAACGAGCAAATGGCAACCTTCTGTTCTTTGGTGCATACTGTATTTAATTTAGGGCTGAATGAAAGTTGGGAGTTTGACCAAGCCGAGTTCAGAAATTTTAAATCTATAGAAGAGTGGTGTAGCTTTATAAGTAGCGTAGGATTTAGAGATGCGGGTAAGAGAATCTTGCAACACAAGGACCCTTCTGATAATACATTGGTCTCATTGATAAAAGAATAG
- a CDS encoding serine hydrolase domain-containing protein — protein MKYLLVFLFPLFFFKISTAQSPLEFVKKYGSNFPTYTELSIAVINGEQITFYGFIKKETGFEPKENKNSIFEIGSITKVFTSTLLADQVVKGKIKLEQTIKKSLPFKLKGRPKITFKTLANHTAGLPRLPDNLFAMMANNPDNPYKGYNAQKLKEYCAKELTLSSAIGEQYAYSNLGAGLLGYALCQKTKQSYEDLLQTIVFEPLQMNHSTTLRDSVKGTFIKGLDPTGSVTSNWDLEVLAPAGNILSSVRDLSKFVRANFEIKNKVFALQQTKTHTIGEKMDIALGWHIIHAKSGANYHWHNGGTGGYTSSMIMDVPNQKGIVILSNVSAFHSQTGNIDRLAFEWMKKIADVSPKEKTSR, from the coding sequence ATGAAGTATCTTTTAGTGTTTTTATTCCCCTTATTCTTTTTCAAAATAAGTACAGCTCAATCGCCATTAGAATTCGTTAAAAAATATGGCAGCAATTTTCCCACCTATACAGAGCTTTCTATTGCGGTGATTAATGGAGAACAAATTACCTTTTATGGCTTTATCAAAAAAGAAACGGGTTTTGAACCCAAAGAAAACAAAAACTCTATTTTTGAAATTGGTTCTATTACCAAAGTTTTTACGTCAACTCTGTTGGCAGACCAAGTCGTTAAAGGTAAAATCAAATTAGAACAAACGATCAAAAAATCACTCCCCTTTAAGTTAAAAGGCAGACCCAAAATAACGTTCAAAACACTGGCTAACCACACTGCTGGTTTGCCTCGCCTTCCCGACAATCTATTCGCCATGATGGCAAACAATCCCGATAACCCATACAAAGGTTATAATGCTCAAAAATTAAAAGAATATTGTGCCAAAGAACTTACACTAAGTTCAGCCATCGGGGAGCAGTATGCTTACTCGAACTTGGGTGCAGGTTTATTGGGTTATGCTTTATGCCAAAAAACGAAGCAGTCTTACGAAGATTTATTGCAAACAATCGTATTTGAGCCGCTCCAAATGAACCATTCTACAACACTCAGAGATTCTGTCAAAGGTACGTTCATCAAAGGACTTGATCCGACTGGTTCTGTTACTAGTAATTGGGATTTAGAAGTTTTAGCTCCTGCTGGCAATATTCTTTCGTCTGTACGTGATTTGTCTAAATTTGTACGAGCCAATTTTGAAATAAAAAACAAAGTTTTTGCCTTGCAACAAACCAAAACTCATACGATTGGAGAAAAGATGGATATTGCATTGGGTTGGCATATCATCCACGCTAAAAGTGGGGCAAACTACCATTGGCACAATGGGGGCACTGGAGGCTATACCTCCTCTATGATAATGGATGTTCCCAATCAAAAAGGGATTGTCATTCTATCCAATGTATCTGCTTTTCATTCTCAGACGGGCAATATAGATCGTTTAGCTTTTGAATGGATGAAAAAGATCGCTGATGTTTCCCCAAAAGAAAAAACTAGTAGATAA